In Tubulanus polymorphus chromosome 8, tnTubPoly1.2, whole genome shotgun sequence, one genomic interval encodes:
- the LOC141909984 gene encoding solute carrier organic anion transporter family member 4A1-like: MIEASELDEEEDVLCGWGPVKPDCCQKFRDTRWVLVCFCWAAVIQGTIVNGLVSVVISNIERRFDMTSTETGTVASSYDIASVLCLIPVSYFGGLGCKPRWLGFGVLLLGIGSVVFAMPHFTSPSYEYVTHTENICLTSGGARDAAYNATSSGGVVCDPKQQRSPRGLSRYRMVFILAQLLMGAGATPLYTLGTTYLDDNLNRKVSSLYVGIFYAMAIIGPAVGYLLGGELLNIYTDVDVVDVSTIRITPESPKWVGAWWIGFVLTGFVALLMSFPILGFPKSLPGAAKVRAERESEAYGDGGENMSAGFQKQGVKSIAIAVKVLLNNPTFMCLNMAGAVEGLLLSGFTVFAPKFIESQFSISAGWAAQLIGFTMIPAGGGGTFLGGYLVKRFQLKCSGILKMCMGTASAVLLLLMIFFIQCSNVGFAGVNRPYLNSTVGDDSAILYDLNHRCNEACDCSRSRYDPVCGVDGLMYFSPCHAGCKEFVEGSKQEMEDKTGLRYIQYYTNCSCVEMPPMETPLNYMARDGKCESGCIYLAVFLPLFSLVIFFTFVTSMPALSATLRCVPDQHRSFALGIQWLLARCLGTIPAPIAFGALIDTTCQLWQVTGTESGACYFYDNRLLSFYLLCLAIMCKILSISFFFLAWFLYKAPKKPDKETIEILKARKESLSNTEMTTISHDTHAQPGIPSEFSSINDCSALQRKYNNPLGDPVCKSLLDAQRKT, translated from the exons ATGATCGAAGCGTCAGAGTTGGACGAAGAGGAAGATGTATTGTGCGGCTGGGGTCCGGTTAAACCGGACTGTTGTCAGAAGTTTCGCGATACTAGATGGGTGCTGGTCTGTTTCTGTTGGGCTGCCGTTATACAG GGTACAATCGTAAACGGTTTGGTAAGCGTCGTCATATCTAACATCGAACGACGTTTTGACATGACCTCCACGGAGACGGGTACAGTCGCCAGTTCGTACGACATCGCCTCCGTCCTGTGTCTCATACCTGTCAGTTATTTCGGCGGACTCGGTTGTAAACCTCGATGGCTCGGATTCGGAGTTCTGCTGCTCGGGATCG GTTCTGTTGTTTTTGCTATGCCGCACTTCACGTCGCCTTCCTACGAGTACGTCACTCACACTGAAAACATCTGCCTGACGTCAGGGGGCGCTAGAGACGCCGCTTACAACGCCACCTCTAGCGGCGGCGTCGTATGCGACCCGAAACAGCAGCGATCACCGCGAGGATTGTCCCGGTATCGTATGGTGTTTATACTAGCGCAGCTGTTAATGGGAGCCGGAGCCACCCCACTTTACACGCTCGGTACAACTTATCTGGACGATAACTTGAACCGCAAAGTCAGCTCGCTGTATGTTG GTATATTTTATGCTATGGCAATCATAGGACCGGCAGTTGGATACCTGCTCGGTGGTGAATTACTGAATATTTACACCGATGTCGATGTCGTCGATGTATCTAC AATTAGAATCACCCCCGAAAGCCCGAAATGGGTTGGTGCTTGGTGGATCGGTTTTGTATTGACCGGATTCGTAGCGCTGTTAATGTCGTTTCCGATACTGGGCTTCCCTAAATCATTACCAG GTGCTGCTAAAGTGCGCGCTGAACGCGAGTCAGAAGCGTACGGCGACGGAGGCGAGAATATGTCGGCCGGGTTTCAGAAACAAGGCGTTAAAAGTATCGCCATCGCCGTCAAAGTATTACTCAACAATCCAACGTTTATGTGTTTGAACATGGCTGGTGCTGTTGAAG GTTTATTATTGAGTGGGTTTACAGTATTTGCCCCTAAGTTTATTGAATCACAATTCAGTATTTCTGCTGGCTGGGCAGCTCAACTTATCG GGTTCACGATGATACCTGCAGGTGGCGGTGGTACATTCCTCGGCGGTTACTTAGTTAAACGGTTCCAGTTGAAATGTTCGGGTATCTTGAAGATGTGCATGGGCACCGCATCGGCCGTTCTACTGTTGCTGATGATATTCTTCATTCAATGTTCGAATGTAGGATTCGCTGGCGTCAACCGGCCCTATCTAAACAG TACCGTGGGCGATGATTCGGCGATTCTGTACGACCTGAATCACCGCTGTAACGAGGCCTGTGATTGCAGCAGATCGAGGTATGATCCTGTTTGTGGAGTCGATGGTCTCATGTATTTCTCGCCGTGTCACGCCGGATGTAAAGAGTTCGTCGAAGGCAGCAAACAG gAAATGGAGGATAAAACAGGGTTACGTTACATCCAG TATTACACGAATTGTAGCTGCGTCGAAATGCCACCTATGGAGACTCCGTTGAACTACATGGCTCGCGATGGGAAGTGTGAAAGTGGCTGTATATACCTAGCAGTGTTTCTACCACTTTTCTCATTAGTTATATTCTTCACGTTCGTGACCAGCATGCCGGCGTTATCCGCCACTCTCAG ATGTGTTCCTGATCAACATCGTTCGTTCGCACTCGGTATACAGTGGCTGCTGGCTCGCTGTTTAG GTACGATCCCGGCGCCGATCGCATTCGGAGCTCTAATCGATACGACCTGTCAGCTGTGGCAGGTGACCGGAACCGAGTCGGGAGCCTGTTATTTCTACGACAATCGTCTGTTGAGTTTCTATTTGTTGTGTTTGGCGATAATGTGTAAAATATTATCGattagtttctttttcttggCCTGGTTTTTGTACAAAGCGCCGAAAAAACCGGACAAAGAAACGATCGAGATTCTGAAAGCGCGTAAGGAGAGTCTGTCCAACACGGAAATGACGACGATCAGTCACGATACGCATGCGCAGCCGGGAATTCCCAGCGAGTTCAGCTCGATCAACGATTGCAGCGCCCTCCAGCGAAAGTATAACAATCCACTTGGCGACCCTGTGTGCAAGAGTTTATTAGACGCGCAACGGAAAACGTGA